AACAGCTCCATCCTTCAAGCTTTTAAGAATGATATTCTCAAACTGTTTTACACTCTTCAATCTTCCACTACCCTGAACAATGTATGTAAAGGCATACTTATCCGATGTCGGCTGGTTGGCTATGCTACCTGCTGAAAACTCTTCGTTTTGAGACTCTATGGCTTTATAAATATCCTGCGGTGTCAGAGAGTATTTTGCAAGTTTATCCGGGTATAACCAGACCCTTATGGAATAAAGTTTGCTTCCAAAGATTATTGCATCACCAACACCCTTAACCCTTTTTAGTGCATCAAGCACATTGATATTGAGATAGTTTGTCAAATTCACTATATCCCTATTACCATTACTGCAAAAGGCATAGACTTTGAGTATATCAGGAGAACGCTCTCTTACTTCTATGCCCAACCGCCTAACCTTCTCAGGTAGCTTACTTAGAACATTCTGAACCCTATTTGATACATCTATTTTGGCTATCTCTGGGTCTGTTCCAACCTTAAAATAAACACTAATTGACAAAGAACCATAAGAAGCCGTCGATTGTATGTAAAGCATATTTTTAACACCGTTGATTGCTTCTTCCAATGGTGCTGCAACGGTTTTTAGAATTGTCTGTGCATCAGCTCCGGGATAATAGGCACTAACCGTAACGCGCGGCGGTGTAAGTTTTGGATACTCTTCAACGGGCAGGTTGTATATAGCCAAAATTCCAGCAATAACGATAATTAAAGCTATTACAGTGGCAAATCTTGGTCTGTTGATAAAGAACTTTGATATCATCTATTTACAATCTTCCCTATTTTTATCTTCATCTTGGGTCTTATCTTCATAAGATTGTCATAAGCAACTAAATCACTACTTTTTAGACCCTTTACTATAAAAAAACCATCCTTTTGAGCGACTATCTTTATGGGTTTTGGTATAACAACATTATCTTTAATAAGATAAACCATAGGAAAATGCTCTGTCTGTATAACGACACTCTGCGGAATCTTGGCGACTTCTCTATAATAGACATCTCCAAGCATAACCCTTACAAACTGATTAGGCATAAGCTTTAAATCATTATTATCGAAGATAGCCTTAGCCTTAACTGTTGATGTATCAGGGTCAATAACCTTATCAACAAAACAGAGCTTACCCACGATTTTTCCTTTAGGCAAAAGATAAACCCTTATGCCATTTTTAATATCATCTCTGTATTTCAAAAACTGCTCATCGGGTATAGAAAACTCCGCATATATGGGCTTAATCTTATCAATTTCTACCAACGCATCACCAACCTTCACATAGTTGCCAACATCTATAAGCTTCTCTCTAACATATCCACTGATAGGAGCTTTAACCTTTGTGTATGATAGCCTTATCTTCGCATCTTCAAGCTGAGCTTTTACAACTTCAACATTTGCCTTTGCCTGTTGATATCCGAAGAAGGCATCATCTCTTTTCTGAGCACTAACAAGATTCTCTTTAAAAGACTTCTCTATCCTAAGATAATTAGACTTTGCATTCTCAAGTTTGGCTTTTGCAAGCTTCAGCTGAGCAAATAACGAATCAACCTTAGCCTTGTATAAAGCAGGGTCTATAACAAACAGCACTTCACCCTTTTTAACGAAGCTACCTTCCCTAAAGAGCCTTTTAACTATCGTTCCGTCCACTTTAGCCCTTACAACACAACTATCGACACTTTTAAGCCTTGCAGGGAATATGGGATTTACTTCTATCTTATCTTTAACTTCAACTTTATACACATCAATAGTTGGAGTGAACTTAAAGTGTCTATTTTTTGGTGCTGCAAAAGACACAGTTGCAATTGCAACAATCAACAGGCAAATCAAGAAATCTTTAACTCTTCTCATCTCACTTCACCTTTTCTTTTGTTGAATTTTGTTATACAATTTAAATTAAATAAAGTCAACGAAAGGAAAGCAGATGATTACTCTGATAACAGGCGGTGTAAAATCTGGCAAAAGCAGGTTTGCCTTAAAACTCACAGAAAACAAAAAAGATAAATTCTTCATAGCAACAGCAGAACCGATAGATGACGAGATGAAAGCAAAGATAGAAAAGCACAAATTAGAGCGTAAGGGAGAATTTACAACAATAGAAGAGCCAATCTATCTTGCCAAAGCCATCTCAAACATTCAAAATGCTCAAGTTTGTATAATAGACTGTCTGAATATCTGGGTTAACAACCTTCTGTATTACGACAAATTAGACCAGATAGAAGAGCTTTTAAAACTATTAAAAAATTTCGTAAAGTTTGAGCTTATCTTTGTAAGCAACGAAGTGGGAATGGGGCTTCTGCCTGCAGATAAGCTGTCTCGACACTTCGTAAATCTTTTGGGAAATTTAAATCAGCAGATAGCAGCTATGTCTGATGCTGTGTATTTTATGGTTAGCGGATTGCCTTTAAAAATCAAATAGACTCTCTTACCCTTATTCCTAAACTTTCAAACAACTCAACTCTGTCTCTATTCTGCCCAACAGGAGAAAAAACAATCTCATCAACGCCCTTCTTAATAAGCCAGGATATCAATCGTATGGAATGACCTCTTCTCTCTTCATAGAAAGGATTTTCATATTCAATAACAGACAACAACTCACCTTCAACAGATTTTTCTTCTATTCTTATTCTGGCAACATCTCTTAGTCTCTCTGCTATATTTCCGTTTTCATCGAGCAGAAATGCGGTCTTTATTGTCGACTTTTTTGCCGGTTCGTAATGAATGGTTATAAACTGTAGGTTTTCTATCTCTCTTTTCAAATCATTCTCTATTTCTTCAACAAGGTCATGGGCTCTACTCATGTTTTTCTCATCGATTTTTATCGTTATATCGGCAACATAGATGCTGCCGGCTTTCCTTATAAAAACAAAATCTACGCTTTCAACTTTCGGATGAGAGACAATAATTTTCTTAGCTTTTTCTATAAGTTCCACATCAACGGAAGCATCAAGCAAGGTTAAAACAGCATCCTTCACTATCTCAAAGGCCTCTTTGTAAATTGCAAGGACAATAATCACAACTGCAACCTGTTGAGCATAGGGAACCTTAAAATAACTCATAACAATACCGATTATTGCCACAACCGTTGTTCCTGCATCGCCTATCCACTCCATAACATCAGCATTGACACCAGGAGAATTTAGTTTCTTTGCAGACCTTAACTCAAAATAGATAAAAACCACCTGAGCAATTAAAACAGCAACCAAAAATGGAATAGTTATATAAATATTAACTTTAACAAACGGATTCGAATGAAATATAACAGATTCAACAATTTCATAACCCACATAAAATATAGCTAAACCACCAAAAAGGGCAGCTAAATCTTCAAGCTTATGCATACCCAAAGGGAATCTTTTACTCTTCCTGCCCGAAAGCTTAACCGAAGCATAAATAAGAGAAGAAACAATAACATCTGATACGCTATGAATTCCATCTGCTATAATAACAGGAGTATTCGTAAAGACACCTACGCACAGTTTTCCAACGGCCATTACAATGTTCAGAAGTGTAGATGCTATGAGCCAGAACTCTTTTGCTTTTTGCAGATTTTTCTCTTCCATGCAGAAGATAATAATACTTTTTTCTCATGAGTCAACTTTTTAAACTTATGTTCAAAACAGGTTGACTAAATTCCTTCCTGTTGATATTTTAAGGTATGAATATGAATAAAAAGAATCGTGTCTCTTATGAAAATGTAAAACCATACACAACAAAGGATGGCTCAATCATAAGGGAATTGATACATCCCAATCATATGAAAGTAAAAAATATAAGTCTTGCGGAAGCCATAGTAAAACCGAACGAAGAGACTTTTTTACATATTCACAAAACTTCAGAAGAGATTTACCACATAACAGAAGGCAAAGGCGTCATGCAGCTTGGAGATAAAACCTTTGAAGTCAAAAAAGGCGATTCTATACTTATTCCGCCAAAAACACCACACAAAATCAAGAATAATTCACAAGAAGAACTAAAAATACTCTGCATCTGTTCGCCACCCTACTCTCACGAAGACACAGAGCTATTATAACTATATCAACCTACAAGATTCACAAACCTATAAGCCGGAATAACCTTGATTCTCACACCTTCTTCAACAATCTCTTCTTCATCATCAAAGGTTACAATAAACCCTTCTTTAAGATTAAAGTATTTACAACACTCTATAAGCCCTTCAATTTCCCTTTTTCTTGTTGCTTCTGATGAGAACTCATAGCAGACCTGAATGGCCATTCTTTCATCAACAACAAAATCACACTCTCTTTTGCCTTTAAAGAATTTTATACTGTTATATTTTGTTTTAAGCTCATGCCAGATTAAGTTTTCAAGCAATGCTCCACGGCTGGTCTCACCAAATGAGCGTATGGCATTCAAAAGGCCATTATCCACAAAGTAAACTTTCTTCTCTGAAAGCTCAGATTTTAAAACAGAGTGATGATGTTTCTTAACGAGTCCTATCAAAAATGAAGTCTCCATATAATACAGATAGTTATACAAAGTATTTTTGCTTACCTTTATGCCTTGAGACTTAAGCTCATTGTAAATCTTATTTGTAGAAAAGCTGCTTGTTATGTTTTCTGCAACCCTTTTTATGAAGTATTTCAAGACAAAAGGCTCTTTTATGCTATATCTTTCCACTATATCCCTATATATCATAACATTAAAATACTCCTGCAGAGCAAGAAGTTTTAGCTCTTTTCTCATTAACGGAATCTCTGGAAAACCGCCGTATACAAGAAACTCGTTGAATAGCTTGATTAATTTTGCTTTTTTGTTTGTATCGTATATATCCACATTAAAATCAAACTTGAAGTCTTTAAACCTTAAAAACTCTTCAAATGTTAAAGGGCTGACTTCGTATGTTAAAGTTCTTCCCCTTAGGGATGTTGCAATCTCATCACCAAGCAGTTTGGAATTTGAGCCGGTTATAAAGATGTTCTTTGTTATAGTTTCGTATACCCTTCTTACAAATCTCTCCCAACCGTTTACATTTTGAATCTCATCGAAGAAAAGATATATATCCTTTAAATCTATATCAGGATATAGCTCTGAGTATGCCTGAAGCAATAGATTTAAATCTTCCTTTGTTAAATCCATTCTCTCATCTTCAAAATTGATGTAAACACATCTTCTTTTGTCTATTCCATCACTTATCAGCTCACTTATTGTTCTAAAAAGCAGGTAAGTCTTTCCAGCTCTCCTTGAGCCTATAACAGATACAATCTTATTAGAATCCACAGGTAGTTTTATGTTTCTCTCAATAACTGATGGCAAATTCCAGGAGTGAAACTCTACTATGATTGATTTTAAAACTTCTTTCTTTTTCATAGGGAAATATTATTAAATATTGTTATCTTTTGTTTGTAAGGAAAAATATAAGTCCTCTTTAAAATTTATAAAACATAGATCATTTCTAAATAAACTGCGTTGACAAATGATAATTAACCTTGACAACCAAATAAATAAGTGGTATATGAGCAAACGGTAAACAAAGAAAATGAAGTATAGAAAGCAAAAAAGAATGAAAAGGAAAATTTTTATTTTTATTTTAAAACTAATTGAATAAACCAATCATATTTATCATAATATTATCTCATCAAAAATACAAGATTGAGATTGAGGGAGGTAAAAAATGAAAAAGTTGGCAGTTATCGTATTAATAGTTGGAATGGTTATGGGTTTTGGCAATTTATCGAAAGCAAAAAATGTGTCTTTAGGCTTAAAGGTGGGAACATTGGGAATAGGGCCAGAAATCTGCTACCACATAAATGACGCTTTCAGCGTTAGAGGTCAGTTTGGATACTTTTCCAAAAATTTTGATACAACCGAAGCAGATGTAAAATACGACTTAAAGTTCAAAATAAGAAATGCAGGGCTTTTGTTAGACTGGCACCCTTTTGAAGGAGCATTTAGAATTAGTGCCGGCTTATTTTACAACGGCAATAAATTTACTGGTGATGCAAAATCTATCGAAGGAGAAAAGTACACAATAAATGGCCATACCTACTACTTAAACAAAATAAGTGCTTCTATAAAATACACTAAGCTCGCACCTTACATCGGTATAGGATATGATACAGCTTCATCTAAAGATAGTGGATTAGGGTTTTTGGTAGATTTGGGTGTTTTCTACAGTAAACCTAAGGTAAGCGTTGATGCTTACGGAGATCCAGATGTAATAAACGACCCTCAGTTTAAGGCTGACCTATCTAAAACAAAAAGCGAACTAAAGAGTTATGCCGACAAACTTAAATTCTATCCTGTAATAATGATAGGACTAACCTACAGATTTTAATTTCCAACTCCTCGAGAGAAATTAACAGCGAGTAGAAGTTTTTCTCTACTCGCTGTTTTTACTCTCAATTTCTCTTCTCAAAAAAACAGTCAGAGTAAAATAAAACAAAAAATATCCACTGTATCTATTTTTTATTAAATTATTAAAGGCGTTCTTGACAATATTCTAATATTTGAATATATTGAAACAAGAAATTAAAAAGACGGAGGTGTAAAAATGCTCGACAGATTTGCAAAACACAGAGAGATTGTTAACGGTATCACAACATTAGATGATACAGAAAAGGAGTTGCTCTACTCTGCCTTGAATATTCACGGACACTTCTGTGGCGGAATGCCCATGGGATACCTGGCAGGACTTGCAGGTCTAAAGGCTTTAAGTGCAAAAAGGGAGCTTAGTATGGACAAAGAAGTGATTATTTTTGTCGGAGACCATCATGCCGGTGGCTGTTTTGCCGATGGGGTTCAGTTTGCAACAGGTTGCACATTCGGAAAAGGCATAATGAGAAAAGAGCCAAAGGGAAAATGGAGTTATCTACTTATCGACAGAAAAAGCCAAAAGGCCGTAAAAGTTACAGTTAAACCAGAGATAATGAAGGCTGCATATGATGCACCGTTTATAAAGGATTACAGACTAAAAGGCATTCCACCTGCAGAAGTTGACCAAGAAGTCGCAATCAAGGCATTCTTGGGGCTGTTCTCAAAACCGTTTGAAGAGATAGTCAACATAGAAGGCCCTTTTGATTACACTATTGATAAAACACCATCTTCGTTTAACCTTGCATTCTGTGAAATCTGTGGCGATGCCGTTGCGGAAAATTACCTGCGTGTGGAAAATAACAAAAAGGTTTGTCTTGACTGTTTTACATACAAAAACATTTAAGGGTAGTATGCCATGTTTAGCGTATCTACAAGCATTGTTGCCTTGAGCTTTGTGATTATATGGGCTGCATCGTTTCTGTTTGCCATGCTTGGACTTGGCGGCGGCATGGTCTATGTACCTGTAATGAAATGGTTGGGATTTGACCTAAAAAGCGTTGCCATACCATTAGGCTTGCTTCTAAACGGCCTAAACACGGCACTTGCCATGATCCCATATCACAAAGCAAAGCTTATAGATTACAAAGGTGCTCTTCCCTTCGCACTTGCAGCTATAATAGGAGCACCGTTTGGTGCATATACAGTTCAGTTTATACCAACAAGGATAGTTTTAATTCTCTTCATCACTGCCGTTCTTATAGCAGCCTTCAGGGTTTTTGTATCAACAAAAGCACCAGACGAAGACAACCTAATAGAATTCAAAAAGAGACTCATATACGGCGGTATTAGTGGACTTTTAATAGGTTTTGTCGGTGGAATGCTGGGTATAGGCGGTGGATTTTTAGCAGCACCAATCCTTATGAGTATGGGATACAACGCAAAAAGGGCAGCTGCCACAACAGCATACATAGTAACATTCTCATCTGCAAGCGGATTTTTGGGACATGTTGCAGAAGGCCACTTTGACCCACTACTCACGGCAGTCTTGGTTGTTGCTGTGTTGTTGGGTTCTCAGCTTGGAGCAAGGTTTACAGTAAAAAAAGCAAAATCAAAGACAATCAAGAAAATTTATGTTATAATTCTTCTGCTTATTGCCATTAAACTGACGCTTGGCCTGTTTGGAGTGAGATTTAGGTGAATCTTGAAACCTATGAGTTCAAATCGCAGGTGGTTAAGGCACTTGCTCATCCTTTGCGCCTTGCCATCTGCGAATACTTATTGGAAATAAAAGAACCCAAGTGCGTAAACCATATAGCCGGCGTATTTAACAAAAACCAATCGGTCATTTCAAAACATCTCTCCATTCTTCAACAGGCATCAATCGTAAAGATTCAAAAAGAAGGCGTATTTACGCGATACACTCTGACTCAGCCGGAAATCATGAAAAGTCTCTTAAAAAGCATTAACGAGCTTGTAAAAAAATCGGCAGAATACAATCTTAAACTAACAAAAAACCTTTAGAAACTCTCCTGCATTATACTCTTTGCAAGCTTCAGAGCTTCTCTGTGGGCTTTAACATCATGAACCCTAAAGATAGAAGCACCCTTAAGCAGGGCTACAACATTTGAAGCAATCGTGCCAAACAGTCTATCCTTAGGATTTTCAATATTCAAAATAGCACCTATAAAGCTCTTCCTTGAAGTTCCAATAAGAATAGGTCTTCCAAATATCTTAAAAGACTCAATATTGTTTAGAATCTTTAAATTATCTTCAAACTTCTTTCCAAAACCAATACCAGGGTCAAGCACGATTCTTTCTTCATCTATCCCAGCTTTTCTTAGTTTGTCCATTATTTCTCTGAATTTACTATTTATCTCGGATATTAAATGCTCATAAAAAGGGTTCTTCTGCATATTCTTTGGCGTGCCTTTTATGTGCATCTCAACAACACCACAATTGCTCTTTGAGAGAACTTCCAAAAGCTTCTTGTCAAAACCAAGTCCACTTATATCGTTTATTATGTCAGCACCTAAGGATAAAACTTCTTCTGCAACCTTAGACTTGTATGTATCAACAGATAAAACAACATCACTTCCAAATCTCTTCTTAATCGCTTCAACAACAGGAACAACACGCTTCAACTCTTCATCCAAACTTACAAATTCGCTACCCGGTCTTGTTGATTCTCCGCCAACATCAACAATATCCGCACCTTCTTTAAGCATCTCTTCTGTTCTTTTTAATGCCGCATCAACGCTATTAAACTCTCCACCATCAGAAAACGAATCTGGCGTAACATTTAAAACGCCCATAATCAGATAGTTATCTTTTAAATCAAACCTTTTATCCCTAAAAGCCCAGACAAAATCAGCATTCAGAACATTCTTTAAAGCATTTTCCAACTCTTCTGCCAAAACCCTTAAAAACTCAAAGTTCTGTTTCTTTAGTTTTTCAGCAAGCTTTTCAATCCTTTTTGCATCACCAAGAATCAGGCAGTCTGTAATCTGAGTCTTTGCTGTTATAACATCCTTCTGAACAGCAGCATCTATGCCAACAGACAAGGCTTCCTGTTTTAAGATATTGGCATGATAAAACTTACAATCAAACACTTTGACAGCATAACAGACGCCCTTTCTATCCATCAAATCAACAGCAATATCATCAACACCTATACTTTTCAGCTCTTCTCTTACTTTCTCTATTTCGTTTATCTTAAGCAGCTCTATCATCGTTTAACCCCAAAATCTCATCTATCTCTTTTGCATCTATAACTTCCTTCTCAAGCAGCCTTTGAGCCATCTTTTCAACCTTATCCTTATTCTCTGTAATTATCTCAACGGCAATCCTATACCCATCATCAACAATCTTTTTAATCTCAGCATCGATGAGCCTTGCTGTCTCTTCTGAAAATGTCTTTCTAACAGCTATATCTCTGCCTAAGAATACTTCCTTGCCTTCATCTGATAAGTGAATCGGGCCTAACGAACTCATACCCCATTCACACACCATTCTCCTTGCAATCTCCGTTGCCCTTTCTATATCGTTTCCTGCACCTGTCGTAATACTGCCAAGCATCACTTCTTCTGCAGCCCTTCCACCCATTAAAACGGCAATCCTGTTCATTAGATACTCTTTATCGTATGTGTATTTATCATCTTCTGGTAGCTGCTGAGTTACGCCTAAAGCCATACCGCGCGGGATTATGCTAACCTTATGAACTGGATCTGTATTCGGCAGCATCTTAGCAACTATTGCATGACCAGACTCATGATATGCCGTAATTCTCTTTTCTCTTTCGCTGATTATTGCATTTTTTCTCTCTGGGCCAAGCAAAACTTTATCCTTTGCCAAATCAAAATCTTCCATTTCAACCTTTGTTTTGTTTTTTCGCGCGGCAATCAAAGCAGCCTCATTAACCAAGTTTGCAAGATCCGCTCCAACAAAACCTGAAGTTGTCTTCGCTATAATCTCCAAATCAACATCATCTCCAAGTGGAATCTTTCTCGTATGAACCTTTAAAATCTCAAGTCTTCCTTTAACATCCGGCTTCGGAACAACTATTCTTCTATCAAACCTACCAGGGCGCAGAAGCGCAGGGTCAAGAACATCAGGTCTATTTGTTGCAGCCATAACAATTATATTTGTGTCAGTTTGAAATCCGTCCATCTCAACCAAAAGCTGGTTTAGAGTCTGCTCTCTCTCATCGTTTCCACCGCCTACACCAGCACCACGCTGCCTGCCCACTGCATCTATCTCATCAATAAACACAATACATGGAGCATTTCTCTTTGCCTGATTAAATAAATCTCTTACTCTACTTGCACCTACACCAACAAACATTTCAACAAAATCAGAGCCACTTATCGTAAAAAATGGAACACCTGCTTCACCTGCAACAGCTTTGGCAACAAGCGTTTTTCCTGTTCCTGGAGCACCAACCAAAAGAACACCTTTTGGTATCTTTGCGCCTATCTTGGTAAACTTTCCCGGATTCTTTAAAAACTCAATTATCTCAAGCAACTCATCCTTTACTTCATCAATCCCAGCAACATCTTTAAATGTTACCCTGTTCTTCGGGTCACTTACAAACATCCTTGCATTGCTTTTGCCAAAGTTTAATGCCTTTCCACCCTTATTCATCTGATTCATGAAGTAAAACCATAAGAAGATAAACACAATCATCGGAACCCAATAAATGAGTATATTCGTCAAGATTGAATTGTTCTCTTTTGGCTTCACAACAACATCAACGCCTTTCTTTGCAAGCTTGTCCGCTATATCTTTCACTTCCGGCGTATATGTTCTATATCTTTTGCCATCTGTGGTTGTTATATAAACTTCATTTCCATCAAACCTTACACTTTTTATCTTATCAGAATCAACAAGCCGAATAAGTTTTGTGTAATCAATCTTTACAAACGAGTAATTGCCAGCATTATTAAACATATTAAAAAGCAGTATCATCAAAACAGCTATAATCATCCACAAAAATGCGTTCCTGTAAACAGGCGACATTAATACCCCTCCATTTTATCTTCTTAGGTGCAAAATATAACAAAAGATAGGAATAAAGTCTATAATAAGCTTAAATTTCCTGTATCCAGCCGTCTAAGTTTAACTTTTCAACAAACTCAACAATTTCAAAGTACTCATCAACATTTACTTTTCTGTTTATAATCGAATGAGAGAAGGCTTTATAGGCGGGAAAATACTGAAACATTACAGAAACCTTAGCCTTTGGCAGATTCTTTTTTACCCACATCAATGCCTTTTTTGAATTCTCTATGTATCCTGGCATAACAAGATGCCTAACAATCAAGCCTTTCCTTGCTATGCCATTTTCTAAAACAAGCTCGCCTTTTGTCTCATACATCTTTTTTAACGCCTTTGTCGCAACTTCAAAATAATCAGAAACACCAGACAACTCCATCGACATCCTACTATCAACATACTTCAAATCACCAAGATAAACATCAACGCACTCATCGAGCATCTCTATAACTTCTTCTTTATCATAAGATGATGTGTTGTAAACAATAGGTATTTTTAAGCCTTTCTTTCTTGCAAGCCTTATGGCATCACATATAAGATGAACAAAGTGCGAAGGCGTCACTAAGTTTATATTGTTTGCATCTCTTTTCTGAAGAGAGAGCATTAAATCAGCAAGCTCTTCAGTACTTACAACTCTGAATGCACTTTTAAGTTGGCTTATAGGATAATTTTGACAATAGATGCATGACATATTGCAACCTGCAAAGAAGATAGTGCCAGAACCGTTCTTTGAGCTTATTGGCGGCTCTTCGCCAAAATGAAGATTGACACTTGCTATCTCGAGCTGATTTTTGGTTTTACATAAGCCCTTATGAAGGTTTCTATTTATGCCGCACTCTCGTGGACAAAGTCTGCAGGAGCTCCCAACAAGGTCGTGTAGATTCATAATTCAAGCAATAAAAAAAGGGAGAACCCTTACGGATTCTCCCTGATTTAGCCTTTTTCCAGACTGGATTATTTTGCTCCAGCAAGCTCCTCGAGCATGTCTGTTGTGATGGATTTTGGTCTTTCGATCTGATAACCGAGACCTCTGTCCCAAATAATGTTGCATGTAACACCCAATGCTCTTCCGATACCGAAGAGTACCGTATAGAAGTCGTACTCTCTTACGCCATAGTGCCACTGGATGCAGCCGGAGTGAGCATCTACGTTTGGCCATGGATTCTTTACTTTGCCAAGCTGCTGCAAGATTGGTGGAACAACCTGATACATCAAGTCTACATACTTGAAGATTGGGTCGTCTGGTAAGTGTTTCAAAGCGAACTCTCTCTGAGCCGTGTATCTTGGGTCTGTCTTTCTCAAAACTGCATGACCGAATCCTGGAACAACCTGACCAGAATTCAATGTATCCCAAATGAATTTCTCCATCTCTTCTTTTGTTGGGATCTTGCCGCCCATCTTCTCCATTACGCCCTGGATCCATCTGAGAACTTCCTGATTTGCAAGACCGTGTAATGGACCAGCAAGACCGCACATACCTGCTGCATAGGAGTAATAGATGTCGGACAATGCACTTGCTACAAGGTGTGTTGTGTGAGCGGAAACATTTCCACTCTCATGGTCGGAATGCAAGATGAAGTACATTCTTGCAACATCGTCATAAGGTTTGTCGATGCCCATCATGTGAGCGAAGTTTCCACCGAAGTCAAGGTTAGGATCACTTGGAATGTGTGTATCGCCCTTATATTTCATTCTATAGATGTATGCACCAAGCAATGGAAGTTTTGGCATTAAGTCCATAACATCTTCATACATATACTCCCAAGCATCATTCTTATTGAACTGACCAGATGCATACCATTTAGCAAACTTGGAGTCTCTCTGCATAGCCAAAATACCAGCAGCAAACATTGTCATTGGATGAGTATCTCTTGGCATAGCTCTCAAGATGTCGATTACATACTGTGGAAGCTGCTCTCTCTTCTTCCACTCTGTGTAAACTTCTTCAACATCCTTCTCAGTTGGCAAATCGCCTGTTAACAACAGATAAAAATGACCTTCAACATAAGGCATTTCAGCGCCTTCAGGCTTTGGCAATTTCTCCATTACTTCAGGGATTGTATAACCCCTAAATCTAATACCCTCGTAAGGGTCAAGATAAGAGATGTCTGTAATGAGAGCTTTCAAACCTCTCATTCCTGCAATGATTTTGTAAACTGTTACCTCGTCGATAACCTTGTCAGCAAACTCCTTGTAGAGTCTGGTAATCCTTGGTCTGTGAGCCTGAATCTTCTCGTAGAGCTTCTCCTTAATGCTCATAGCTAAACCTCCTAAAAATAAATTTTGTTCTTAAACAAGCCTTCGCGGCGATTCTCTTCCCTATGCTGCTTTCGTGTTAATCTATAGCACTATTTTTAATACTTGTCAACACTTTAAACATTTTACTAACAATAAGGAAAAATTAACTAATCTCGTTTAATTTCCAACTTATTTTCTAATAACTCGACCATCTATTACAAAAATATACCTTTCAAACTCACAGAATTTTTTGTAGAATTTCTAAAATTTTTAGGATGGAGGCAAAAAGATGGAAT
This genomic stretch from Hippea alviniae EP5-r harbors:
- a CDS encoding citrate (Si)-synthase, which gives rise to MSIKEKLYEKIQAHRPRITRLYKEFADKVIDEVTVYKIIAGMRGLKALITDISYLDPYEGIRFRGYTIPEVMEKLPKPEGAEMPYVEGHFYLLLTGDLPTEKDVEEVYTEWKKREQLPQYVIDILRAMPRDTHPMTMFAAGILAMQRDSKFAKWYASGQFNKNDAWEYMYEDVMDLMPKLPLLGAYIYRMKYKGDTHIPSDPNLDFGGNFAHMMGIDKPYDDVARMYFILHSDHESGNVSAHTTHLVASALSDIYYSYAAGMCGLAGPLHGLANQEVLRWIQGVMEKMGGKIPTKEEMEKFIWDTLNSGQVVPGFGHAVLRKTDPRYTAQREFALKHLPDDPIFKYVDLMYQVVPPILQQLGKVKNPWPNVDAHSGCIQWHYGVREYDFYTVLFGIGRALGVTCNIIWDRGLGYQIERPKSITTDMLEELAGAK